The following proteins are co-located in the Mustelus asterias unplaced genomic scaffold, sMusAst1.hap1.1 HAP1_SCAFFOLD_1168, whole genome shotgun sequence genome:
- the LOC144487965 gene encoding class II histocompatibility antigen, B-L beta chain-like — translation MELRNFLIIIAAVTAGTRAAIEIESVSAMLYYGYTPDSKRSIDIFNIDSIPFMVYDYGEKTFVLNGNVTDGIKELGQKEVTYYTERARGFSTRLQTITEEMIKLTNAKTIMSKKPVVHIYTKEDYAPHHANTLYCYAEKFYPFEIGVTFLVNGRPFAGLVNSSQLVVELDWTFNILKYIWIDPQDGDSYSCQVDHISLDKPLTVSMDPPSPGPQSGIIVCAVGVIAGVIGLLIGLYLVTTICSRLGKPPSRQFRKE, via the exons ATGGAGCTCAGGAACTTCCTAATCATCATCGCTGCAGTGACAGCAGGAACAAGGGCAGCGATTG AAATTGAATCTGTTTCTGCAATGCTGTACTACGGCTACACACCGGATTCAAAAAGGAGTATAGACATCTTCAACATCGACTCCATCCCCTTCATGGTCTATGACTATGGAGAAAAAACGTTTGTTTTAAATGGGAATGTGACAGATGGAATAAAGGAGCTAGGCCAGAAAGAAGTGACTTATTACACAGAGCGGGCTCGTGGCTTCAGCACTCGACTGCAAACCATCACCGAAGAAATGATAAAGTTGACAAATGCTAAAACTATCATGAGCA AAAAGCCCGTTGTACACATCTACACCAAGGAAGATTATGCCCCACATCACGCAAACACCCTGTATTGTTACGCGGAGAAATTCTACCCTTTCGAGATTGGGGTCACCTTCCTGGTGAATGGGAGGCCGTTCGCCGGGTTGGTCAATTCCTCACAGTTAGTGGTTGAGCTGGACTGGACATTTAACATCTTGAAGTACATCTGGATCGATCCACAGGATGGAGACAGTTACAGCTGCCAAGTGGATCATATCAGCCTGGATAAACCACTGACTGTTTCAATGG ATCCGCCTTCTCCAGGGCCGCAGTCTGGAATCATTGTCTGCGCTGTTGGAGTTATCGCTGGAGTTATCGGCTTGCTAATCGGTCTGTATCTGGTGACAACAATCTGCAGCAG ACTGGGGAAGCCGCCTTCCAGACAGTTCCGCAAAGAATAA